The Cervus elaphus chromosome 22, mCerEla1.1, whole genome shotgun sequence genome has a window encoding:
- the LOC122680041 gene encoding 60S ribosomal protein L10-like — protein sequence MQPVACTGSPKGPWRQLFLVGIHDWPAVSQSRLQTGMRGAFGKPQGTVARVHIGQVIMSIRTKLQNKEHVIEALRRAKFKFPGRQKIHISKKWGFTKFNADEFENMVAEKRLIPDGCGVKYIPNRGPLDKWRALHS from the coding sequence ATGCAACCTGTTGCCTGTACAGGTAGCCCTAAGGGACCTTGGAGACAACTCTTCCTAGTGGGCATTCATGACTGGCCTGCTGTTTCTCAATCTAGACTCCAGACAGGTATGCGTGGTGCCTTTGgaaagccccagggcacagtggccAGGGTCCACATTGGCCAGGTCATAATGTCCATCCGCACCAAGCTGCAGAACAAGGAGCATGTGATTGAAGCCCTCCGCCGGGCCAAGTTCAAGTTCCCTGGCCGTCAGAAGATCCACATCTCCAAGAAGTGGGGATTTACCAAGTTCAATGCGGATGAATTTGAGAACATGGTGGCAGAAAAGCGACTCATCCCGGACGGCTGTGGGGTCAAATACATCCCTAATCGTGGTCCCCTGGACAAATGGCGGGCCCTGCACTCATGA